From Salinibacterium sp. ZJ450, one genomic window encodes:
- a CDS encoding ABC transporter permease has translation MNALSGTRAVTLRVLGRLGGMLLVVWGAATAGFIALRLIPGDPVDVMLGVNARVSESVRDQIRADWGLDQSPIVQYFAYFGQLITGDLESYQLRQPITEVIGGQVLPTLQLTSLALVFALLLAAAAALLARGKGSRSVISLLELFVVSSPTFWVGLVLLAVFAYQLQWFPSASSEGFASLVLPALTLALPIAGIISQVLRQGLDQAAEQPFATTARARGIGHRRLVARHTLRHAAGDTITLTGYLVGSLLGGAVLVETVFARQGLGGVAVRAILGRDIPVVLGIIVLAAIVFAVTNLIVDLLTERIDPRLRTAVTA, from the coding sequence ATGAACGCGCTCTCGGGCACCCGCGCGGTGACGTTGCGGGTGCTCGGGCGCCTCGGTGGCATGCTCCTGGTGGTCTGGGGAGCAGCCACCGCCGGCTTCATCGCGCTCCGGCTGATCCCCGGCGACCCGGTCGACGTGATGCTCGGCGTCAACGCCCGAGTCAGCGAATCCGTGCGCGACCAGATCCGCGCCGACTGGGGGCTCGACCAGTCGCCGATCGTGCAGTACTTCGCCTATTTCGGCCAGCTGATCACCGGTGATCTGGAGTCATACCAGCTGCGCCAGCCGATCACCGAGGTGATCGGCGGCCAGGTGCTGCCCACCCTGCAACTGACCTCGCTCGCGCTGGTGTTCGCCCTGCTGCTCGCCGCCGCCGCCGCGCTGCTGGCGCGCGGCAAGGGCTCCCGCTCGGTGATCTCGCTGCTGGAGTTGTTCGTCGTCTCATCGCCCACCTTCTGGGTGGGCCTCGTGCTGCTCGCCGTCTTCGCCTACCAACTGCAGTGGTTTCCGTCGGCCTCGTCCGAGGGGTTCGCGTCGCTGGTGCTGCCCGCCCTCACCCTCGCCCTGCCGATCGCCGGCATCATCAGCCAGGTGCTGCGGCAGGGCCTGGACCAGGCCGCAGAACAGCCCTTCGCCACCACCGCCCGGGCTCGCGGCATCGGCCACCGCCGGCTGGTGGCGCGGCACACACTCCGCCACGCGGCCGGTGACACCATCACCCTGACCGGGTACCTGGTCGGTTCACTGCTCGGCGGCGCCGTCCTGGTCGAGACCGTGTTCGCCAGACAGGGACTCGGCGGTGTGGCGGTGCGGGCGATCCTCGGCCGCGACATCCCGGTCGTGCTCGGCATCATCGTGCTCGCGGCGATCGTGTTCGCCGTCACCAACCTCATCGTCGACCTGCTCACCGAACGCATCGACCCTCGACTGCGCACGGCGGTGACCGCATGA